The following proteins are co-located in the Paenibacillus sp. FSL H8-0079 genome:
- a CDS encoding GNAT family N-acetyltransferase, which yields MNQIQITQQLNAQQQEQVAQLFYEAFPLKVTHLWFYAKTKKQAVQLLSQSIQFEQGIYALRNEEVVGFLGYNIGKKAFTPANYAAFRNVYSPFVATWRFLFYAFYLKFHLYHEHVLHIDPIAVSEEARGHGIGKLLLSTLEQVAINKQITTINLEVVDTNPSAQKLYERFGYMLQKELKSGPFTAKAGFKKVIFMQKSLASTHSSIKSE from the coding sequence ATGAACCAAATTCAAATCACACAGCAGCTTAATGCACAACAACAAGAACAAGTTGCTCAGTTATTTTACGAAGCTTTTCCATTGAAAGTAACACATCTGTGGTTTTATGCGAAAACGAAAAAACAAGCAGTACAACTATTATCTCAGTCTATTCAATTTGAACAAGGTATTTACGCACTAAGAAATGAAGAAGTGGTCGGATTTCTTGGTTACAATATAGGAAAAAAAGCATTCACACCTGCCAATTATGCAGCTTTTCGGAACGTGTACTCCCCATTTGTAGCGACTTGGCGGTTTTTATTTTATGCGTTTTATTTAAAATTCCATTTGTATCACGAACATGTATTGCACATCGACCCTATTGCAGTATCTGAAGAAGCTCGTGGTCATGGAATAGGTAAATTGCTATTAAGTACGTTGGAACAAGTTGCGATCAATAAGCAAATTACTACAATTAATCTAGAGGTTGTGGATACGAATCCTTCAGCACAAAAATTATATGAGAGGTTCGGTTATATGCTCCAAAAAGAACTGAAATCCGGCCCATTTACTGCCAAAGCAGGCTTCAAAAAAGTGATATTTATGCAAAAATCCTTAGCCAGCACCCATTCATCCATCAAATCAGAATAA
- a CDS encoding AraC family transcriptional regulator: protein MSSTSYFTDSSPMNVQFLNVKDEAFRWHNSIEVVIVLEGCIHVAIADEQRTLDAGAIEIFNINQVHRLWQTDENNVVLQINIDAEFAKDYFPDLSYVWFAHEFSPGAYLGIERVEGIIDAICTLITPIVATREMPFLTLKNTVEPLLDLLIMNFDAKRMFEGNPTKLQRIGRIYDYLFNNRGFINKASLNEIAKHTEEYLNLDYLSSQFKLLIGDTLQNLLHYLRIEHAIKQLLTTDRSLVEISTESGFSSPRYFYLRFHKIFPEGPKVFREQHKKKQELKEHCREIIDPAFVLARHHELFEIPETIGGTLNKWIHIDIFGPHEQNSTSPYLIKVSELVKGDSHAYSKMILQVNNLSPNNVFGLEKTLDTANREDIQVLTWLINQFRENGISPVFLVRTSSNAISEQITTIQGLLQNYTLTYGAEHMKGWRIELQ, encoded by the coding sequence ATGAGTAGTACGTCTTATTTTACCGACAGTTCTCCCATGAACGTACAGTTTCTAAACGTCAAAGATGAAGCGTTCCGATGGCATAATTCCATTGAAGTGGTGATTGTGTTGGAAGGTTGCATTCATGTTGCTATTGCAGACGAGCAAAGAACTTTAGATGCTGGTGCAATAGAAATTTTCAATATCAATCAAGTTCACCGTCTATGGCAGACCGATGAAAACAATGTCGTCCTCCAAATAAATATCGATGCTGAATTTGCAAAGGATTATTTTCCGGATTTATCATATGTCTGGTTCGCGCATGAATTTAGCCCTGGGGCATATCTAGGGATAGAACGAGTAGAAGGAATTATTGATGCCATATGCACGTTAATAACTCCGATTGTAGCTACGCGTGAAATGCCATTTTTAACGTTAAAGAATACAGTCGAACCATTGTTGGACCTGCTCATTATGAATTTTGATGCGAAAAGAATGTTTGAAGGGAACCCGACCAAGCTGCAACGAATAGGAAGAATATATGATTACTTATTCAATAACAGGGGTTTTATTAACAAGGCATCTTTGAATGAGATCGCCAAACATACTGAGGAATATTTAAATTTGGATTATTTATCATCACAATTCAAGTTACTAATTGGAGATACGCTGCAAAACTTACTTCATTACTTGCGCATTGAACATGCAATCAAACAATTATTGACGACTGATCGGAGCCTGGTAGAAATATCAACAGAGAGTGGCTTTTCTTCGCCTAGATATTTTTATCTACGATTTCATAAGATTTTCCCGGAAGGACCGAAAGTATTTCGTGAACAACATAAAAAGAAACAGGAATTGAAAGAACACTGTAGAGAAATCATCGATCCGGCATTCGTTCTTGCAAGGCATCATGAATTATTTGAAATTCCGGAGACGATAGGCGGCACACTAAATAAATGGATTCACATCGATATATTTGGGCCTCATGAACAAAATTCAACTTCTCCATATCTGATCAAGGTATCTGAATTGGTAAAAGGTGATTCACATGCGTATTCTAAAATGATCCTTCAGGTAAATAACTTAAGCCCCAACAACGTTTTTGGATTGGAAAAAACTTTGGATACTGCAAACCGTGAGGATATTCAAGTTTTGACATGGCTAATCAACCAATTCAGGGAAAACGGTATTTCTCCTGTATTTCTCGTCAGAACGAGTAGTAACGCTATTTCAGAACAGATAACTACGATACAAGGACTACTTCAAAACTATACCCTCACTTATGGCGCAGAACATATGAAAGGGTGGAGGATTGAACTTCAATAA
- the map gene encoding type I methionyl aminopeptidase — protein sequence MIARTEEDFNGLKEIGKIVASIRDELVQKTIPGITTKELDDLAGELFEKAGAVSAPKSEYNFPGFTCISVNEEVAHGIPGERVIQEGDIVNIDVSGSKNSYFADTGISFVVGEGEEVLTKICDVVKQAFEAGLKKAKPGSKKSGIGKAVFQTARQNELTVIKNLTGHGVGRAIHEAPDHIYNYNDPSDDELLKEGMVIAFEPFVSTSEEEVFQTGDGWTFATKNSYVAQIEHTIILSKNGPIIVTL from the coding sequence ATGATCGCAAGAACAGAAGAAGATTTTAATGGTTTGAAGGAAATTGGAAAAATCGTGGCTTCAATTCGAGATGAATTGGTTCAAAAAACCATTCCGGGCATAACGACTAAAGAACTTGATGATCTGGCCGGAGAGCTTTTTGAGAAAGCTGGCGCAGTTTCTGCTCCTAAAAGTGAATATAATTTCCCGGGGTTCACTTGTATTAGTGTTAATGAAGAGGTGGCACATGGTATTCCGGGAGAGCGGGTTATTCAAGAAGGGGACATCGTCAATATTGATGTTTCTGGCTCGAAGAACAGTTATTTTGCTGATACGGGAATCTCGTTTGTCGTAGGCGAAGGCGAAGAAGTGTTAACGAAAATATGCGACGTTGTTAAACAAGCATTTGAAGCAGGTCTTAAGAAAGCAAAACCGGGTTCCAAAAAAAGCGGGATCGGAAAAGCCGTATTCCAAACTGCCAGACAGAATGAATTAACGGTTATCAAAAACCTAACAGGACATGGTGTTGGACGTGCGATACACGAAGCACCTGACCACATCTATAACTATAATGATCCATCGGATGATGAATTGTTAAAAGAAGGCATGGTTATCGCATTCGAGCCATTTGTCTCCACTTCAGAAGAAGAAGTATTCCAAACAGGAGACGGCTGGACCTTTGCTACTAAAAACAGCTATGTAGCTCAAATCGAACATACGATCATCCTTTCTAAAAATGGTCCAATTATTGTTACCCTTTAA
- a CDS encoding DUF418 domain-containing protein has translation MSTSTKRVQLIDGLRGFSLAGIVLANMLAFQYGMFGQSKPRLFGIGGADQAFLSFLLITVVGSFMPIFAFMFGFGMIKLSESLQSRDLRPKCHLARRFLLLFGIGLLHIIYLWEGDILAFYGVLGFFLLMFLNRKPKTLLIWAVLLLMGAGILGLPASNPMNPLAIESIHMENYIIQSQDVYGSGSYAEIRDFSNNGDPFGGDLELSYALIALMLAPLMTVPMFLLGMRAARIGTFSDPQAMRRIYLRRASFLIPVGLILKAYGVLGPQLGAEGWLGVGIGVTLGGTLLALGYIYAFALLHAGSRRSSLIGRFEAVGRLSLTNYLMQSVICTTIFYGYGLGLFGHAGVFIGAIIALAVYGIQLWLSPLYLKKFSNGPVEYVLRIWTYLSWKGQPRKKKRSDKNLHENAPGVQKG, from the coding sequence TTGAGCACATCAACAAAGCGCGTCCAATTAATAGATGGACTGCGCGGATTCAGTCTGGCCGGCATTGTGCTGGCGAATATGCTGGCTTTCCAATACGGAATGTTCGGCCAGAGTAAACCCCGACTGTTCGGGATCGGCGGTGCAGACCAGGCCTTTCTCTCGTTCCTGCTTATTACTGTAGTGGGCAGTTTTATGCCGATTTTTGCATTTATGTTCGGCTTTGGCATGATTAAGCTATCGGAAAGCCTACAATCACGAGATTTACGACCCAAGTGTCATCTGGCTCGACGCTTTCTACTGCTGTTTGGTATCGGATTGCTGCATATCATCTATCTGTGGGAAGGGGATATCCTGGCATTTTATGGTGTACTCGGTTTCTTCTTGCTCATGTTCCTTAATCGGAAGCCCAAAACGCTGCTCATATGGGCGGTACTGCTACTCATGGGAGCGGGCATACTTGGTCTCCCGGCTTCTAATCCGATGAACCCGCTGGCGATTGAGTCCATTCATATGGAGAACTACATCATTCAAAGTCAGGATGTATACGGCAGCGGCAGCTACGCGGAGATCAGGGATTTCAGCAATAACGGCGATCCATTCGGTGGGGATTTGGAGTTATCATACGCCCTGATAGCCCTGATGTTAGCCCCACTCATGACGGTGCCGATGTTCCTGCTCGGCATGCGCGCTGCCAGAATAGGCACGTTTAGCGATCCGCAAGCGATGCGGCGTATATATCTTCGTCGTGCCTCGTTTTTGATTCCAGTTGGTTTGATACTCAAAGCATATGGCGTTTTGGGACCACAATTGGGTGCGGAAGGGTGGCTCGGCGTCGGGATTGGGGTAACGCTCGGGGGAACGTTGCTTGCACTTGGATACATTTATGCATTTGCGCTGTTGCATGCCGGAAGCCGCCGTTCCAGCCTGATAGGTAGGTTCGAGGCGGTGGGCCGTCTCTCGTTAACGAATTACCTGATGCAGAGCGTAATCTGTACGACCATCTTTTATGGATATGGCTTGGGACTATTTGGCCATGCTGGCGTGTTCATCGGAGCAATTATTGCGCTTGCTGTCTACGGCATTCAATTGTGGCTCAGCCCACTATACCTTAAAAAATTTAGCAATGGGCCGGTCGAGTATGTTCTACGGATTTGGACATATCTGTCCTGGAAGGGACAGCCAAGAAAGAAGAAAAGATCGGACAAAAATTTGCATGAAAACGCTCCTGGTGTCCAGAAAGGTTAA
- a CDS encoding DinB family protein, whose translation MYRQVDDFLKEWAVAVKGTLQVLQAVTDDKLGQSIFEGHSTLGWLGWHLVETTGYFSHLAGLTVPMIGQDEPVPATAREIVAAYEKAAEAVKEEVAKLSNEDLLTETGIESLATKGSLLRFLIDHQTHHRGQMMVLLRQAGLPVPPVMGPTKEMQ comes from the coding sequence ATGTATCGACAAGTGGATGATTTTTTAAAGGAATGGGCAGTGGCTGTGAAAGGGACATTGCAAGTATTACAAGCAGTAACAGATGACAAATTAGGACAAAGTATTTTTGAAGGGCATAGTACACTAGGTTGGTTAGGCTGGCATTTAGTAGAAACAACAGGTTATTTTAGTCATTTAGCAGGTTTAACTGTACCAATGATTGGTCAAGATGAACCAGTTCCAGCGACAGCAAGAGAAATTGTAGCAGCTTACGAAAAAGCAGCAGAGGCGGTCAAGGAAGAGGTAGCCAAGCTATCAAATGAGGACTTGCTAACAGAAACAGGCATAGAAAGTCTTGCAACAAAAGGTTCATTATTACGTTTCTTAATTGACCACCAAACACATCACCGCGGCCAAATGATGGTGCTATTACGTCAAGCAGGCTTACCAGTACCGCCCGTGATGGGTCCAACAAAAGAAATGCAATAA
- a CDS encoding crosslink repair DNA glycosylase YcaQ family protein, translating to MIQLTNRQARQFLLLKHGLLGEYKFSEKQGVLDFARQVSCIQYDPIDVCGKNAELVLQSRIKGFTKGMLAELLYEDRSLVDYPDKNLAIISVQDWPYFERYRQAARRHAERYPEMEALTAQVRAYIQNHGALNSDDLKLDGNFSWQSAIHWSGGNNSSRSVLEQMYSTGELIIHHKKGTRKYYDIAKKYIQPNLLNASEPLEDELEHHKWRVLRRIGSVGLLWNRASDAWLNIWGLKAAQRTEVFRQLLHEARIVAVAVEQMKDMLYCLAEDLPLIEAVLRNQEPKLRCELIAPLDNFIWDRKLINTLFGFDYTWEIYTPAIKRKFGYYVLPLLYGESFIGRAEIIVERKTGTLVLKNIWYENDVKQTKQLRTALNSCFQKFAIFNGCETISAESMN from the coding sequence ATGATCCAATTAACAAACCGCCAGGCACGGCAATTTCTGTTGCTGAAGCATGGACTTTTGGGCGAATATAAATTTAGTGAAAAGCAGGGCGTATTGGACTTTGCTCGGCAGGTCAGCTGCATTCAATACGACCCCATCGATGTTTGCGGAAAAAACGCCGAACTGGTGCTACAGTCGCGAATCAAGGGATTTACTAAGGGAATGCTCGCCGAGTTGCTGTATGAGGATAGAAGCCTTGTCGATTATCCCGACAAGAACCTAGCCATTATCTCTGTCCAGGACTGGCCCTATTTTGAGCGATACAGGCAAGCCGCAAGGCGACATGCCGAACGCTATCCCGAAATGGAAGCGTTGACTGCGCAAGTACGGGCTTATATCCAAAATCACGGTGCACTAAATTCTGATGATTTAAAATTGGATGGGAATTTCTCTTGGCAATCGGCCATCCACTGGAGCGGTGGAAACAATTCATCTCGATCGGTTCTGGAACAGATGTATTCGACGGGTGAGTTGATTATCCATCATAAAAAAGGAACGCGTAAATATTACGATATAGCCAAGAAGTACATACAGCCAAATCTGCTGAATGCATCAGAGCCGCTGGAGGATGAGCTTGAGCATCATAAGTGGCGGGTACTGCGTCGAATCGGCTCTGTTGGTCTCTTATGGAATCGTGCGTCAGATGCATGGCTGAATATATGGGGGTTGAAAGCAGCACAGCGCACCGAGGTTTTTCGCCAGCTATTACACGAAGCTCGCATTGTTGCTGTTGCTGTGGAACAAATGAAGGATATGCTGTACTGCCTCGCGGAGGATTTACCGCTTATTGAAGCCGTTCTGAGAAATCAGGAGCCGAAATTGCGTTGTGAGCTTATTGCCCCTCTAGATAATTTCATATGGGACAGAAAACTTATCAACACATTGTTTGGCTTTGATTACACCTGGGAGATTTACACGCCTGCAATCAAACGAAAATTCGGCTATTATGTGCTGCCTCTATTATATGGAGAAAGCTTCATTGGACGGGCTGAGATCATCGTGGAGCGAAAAACTGGAACGCTCGTTCTTAAAAATATCTGGTACGAGAACGATGTGAAGCAAACAAAGCAATTGCGAACAGCCTTGAACAGTTGTTTCCAAAAGTTTGCGATATTCAACGGGTGTGAGACGATTTCGGCAGAGTCTATGAACTGA